DNA from Nitrospinaceae bacterium:
CGCGACAAACAGATGTCGCCGCGCTACTCGCCGTGACCAGAGCTTGCGGCTCATCGCGACAAACGGAGTCCATCGTTCTTCACGAACAGAAGTCGCGGGTCCTCACTGTGACACAGAGCTAATCGCTCCTCGCGATTAGCTCTACCAAAGAGACTTTAACCTGCCGCCATCGAGGTTGAGCGAGACACCGGTGATGTAGCTGGCGCGCTCTGAGCACAGAAACGCGATGGCATCGGCGAGCTCCTCTGGCTTGCCGAAGCGATTGAGCGCGTTTCGCCGCTGAGCGCGGCGGCGGGCCTCTTCTTCTGATTCGGCCTTGAACTCTTCCTGAAGGCCCTGGGCGTTGCGCTGCCAAAGGTTGGTGTCCACCCAGCCGGGGCAGACGGCGTTGACGTGAATGCCCGCCTCGCCCAACTCTTCTGAAAGCGATTTCGTGAGGTTGAGCAGCGCCGAATTCGTCATGCCGCTCACAAACATATAGGGGTCGGGCTCTTTGCCAGCGCCGCCAATCATGTTGATGATGCGGCCCCAGCCGCCTTTTTTCATGTGGGGCACGGCGGCGCGAATCATCCGCACGAAGCCAAAGAGCTTGGTGTCGAGCTGGGTCTGGAGACCCTCATCGGTGAGCACGTCAAAGCGGCCCGAGCTCATCTCGCCTGCGTTGTTCACCAAAATATCCACCCCGCCGAAGGCCGCCACCGCCGCATCGACGATTTTCTGTGCGCTACCTTCCTGAGAGGTGTCCGCCTGAAGCGCCACGACCTCGCCGCCTGTTTCCTTGGCGAGCGATTCCCTCGTTTCCTCAAGCGCTTCCGCCCCCCGGGCGCAGATGAAAACCCGCGCGCCTTCTTCTAAAAATCTTTTTGCCGCCTCGTATCCAATGCCCCGGCTACCGCCCGTGACAATCGCTCTTCTGCCCTTTATTCCCAGATCCATATTCGCCTCAGTTAATTGAAAAAATTCGTTAATTGGATGGGGGGATGATAGCACGGTATGCGCCGATATGCCCCGGCTGCCGGGAGGATTCGCCGCTGTCCGCCCCGGCGTGCATCCATCCACCAAATAAGGCAAGCGCCGCCTTTATCAAACCTTTATATTTTCATGGTATGCCTATGGGGTGAGTGGCTACTATGTGCTTGGGCACGATTGTGGCGGCCACAC
Protein-coding regions in this window:
- a CDS encoding SDR family oxidoreductase, which codes for MDLGIKGRRAIVTGGSRGIGYEAAKRFLEEGARVFICARGAEALEETRESLAKETGGEVVALQADTSQEGSAQKIVDAAVAAFGGVDILVNNAGEMSSGRFDVLTDEGLQTQLDTKLFGFVRMIRAAVPHMKKGGWGRIINMIGGAGKEPDPYMFVSGMTNSALLNLTKSLSEELGEAGIHVNAVCPGWVDTNLWQRNAQGLQEEFKAESEEEARRRAQRRNALNRFGKPEELADAIAFLCSERASYITGVSLNLDGGRLKSLW